The nucleotide sequence TTGTAGGTAGGCAGCACAATGCTGACCAGCGGGCACTGCCTGTCTCCCGCTTCAAGGGTGGAGCAGCGGGCCTCTCCGGGTTGCGGCGCTCTGGCTGCGAACTCGGCGGGCAAAATATCGGCGTACACGTCCCACAGCATGCCCATGGTGCGCTCTGGCGAAAAGTTTTCCGCCACGCGCTGCCTGCCGATCTCGCCGGCGCTGCGGGCAAAACCATCGTGCCCGAGCAGAAATTCCACATGCTTTGCCATGACAACGGCATCGCGCTCGTCCAGCACAAAGCCGCTTTTGCCGTGCTCCACCACATCGGCGGCCCCGCCGCAACGCGTGGTGACCACAGGCACCTTGTAGGCCTGCGCTTCAAGCAGCACGTTGGGCAGACCTTCCACATGCGACGTGAGCAGAAAAACCGAGCACAGCGAAAGAAACGCGGGTACATCCCTGACAGGACCGGGAAACAGTATGCGCCCGGCAAAAGGCGTTTGGGCCATACGCGCGCGCAAAGACTCCAGCTCGGGGCCGTGCCCGCCCACGACGGCGTAAAGGTCCGGCACTGCCGCGCAGGCCCGGATGGCCGTACTGACCCACAGCTCCGGATCCTTGATGGAAACAAAGCGGAACAGCCCGCCGAGCACGCGGGCGTTTTGCGGTATGCCCAGCGACTGCCGCAGGTGTTCAATCTGCGCGCTTTCCGGGCGCGGCCAGGCCTGCAGGTCAAAGACATTGGGGGTCAGGCGAACCGTGCCGGGCGGCAGCCCCAGCCAGTCTTCGTACGTACGGCAGCCCGCGCGGCTGTTGTTGGTCATAACCACATGGGGAAACCGCATGAGATTTGCCAGAATGGCAAAAGCCGCATGATCGTCGACGCTTTCAAACCCGTGCGGGGCGCGCTGAGCGGGCGAGAGGCTCTGCCCTGCGATGATGATCTTGGGTACGCCTGCAATAAAGGCCGCCAGCAGAGGCTCCAGATGGTCGGCGTTCCAGAGGTGCAGCAGACGGGGCCGCACGCGCAACAGCCATGCCGCATAGGCGGAAATGCTGTCCACAAAAACCTGGGACGCTCCCGAAACAAACTCGGAGACAATGGCGCGGGCCTCATAAAAAAGGTCGCGATCGACCACATCCAGCGAAAAGCCCAGCACGCGGCTGCACGACTGAGCCTCCTGAAGAAAAAAGTCGTTGCCGCCGCCGGGCGATATGGTCCGGCAAAGCAGGGTGACTTTTTTGCCCTGCTGCTGAAAAAATCTGGCGCTGGCCACAACCTGACGTTCTACGCCGCCACAGGTCAAAGAGTCGCTCCACCATGCCAGAGGTCCGATAAAATGGGACGGCGGACGCATGGGCGCACCCTTTATGAACTGCGAGACTGTCATGCCATTTCCCCCTGACGGAGCACTCCAGTTATTTCAGGATAAATATTTTTTGACGCTCGCCTGATATTGCAAGTCCAATGCCAGCAAAAACAACAAAGGGCCGGCCCAATGGGCAGACCCTTTGTAAAGTGCCATGTTCTTAAGGCGGTTACCCCATTGCCCGTTGCAGCCGGGCGAGGGTTTCCTGCTTACCCAGAAAGGCCATTATCTCGTTGAGGTGCGAGCCGCCCATAAAGCCCATGAGGGCCGTGCGCAGGGGCGGGGCCACTTCCTTGAACTTGAGGCCGTTGTCGGCCACATAGGCGTTGAGCGCGGCCTCAAGGGCCTCGGCGGTAAAGGGCTCGCAGGCGGCAAACACTGCGGACAGGGCCTGCAGATGCGCCTTGCCCGCATCGGTAAAGTGCTTGGCCGCGTCCCTTTCCACATAGCTGAGCTCGGCGGCGGGCACTACCAGCGGGCGGAACGCCTCGCCCAGAGCCTTGAGGTTGTTGGCCCGCTCGCGAAACATGACGCACAGGGGTTCGAGCTTTGCCAGAGGCAGGCTGCCAAGACCGGCGGCTTCCACAAAGGGCGCAACCAGCGCGGCAAGCTCGGGCAGGGGCAGCTCGCGCATAAAGTGCGCGTTGCACCACTCAAGCTTGGCAGGGTCAAAGGCGGCGGCTGCCGGGTTAAGGTTTGTGCCGTCGAAGTATTCGATCAGCTCGTCTTTGGTAAACAGCTCCTGATTGCCGTGCGACCAGCCGAGCCGCACAAGGTAGTTTACCAGAGCCTGCGGCAGCAGACCGTCCTGCTGATATTCAATAACCGCCCGCGCGCCGTGGCGCTTGGAGAGCTTTTGCCTGTCGGGGCCAAGAATCATGGGCACATGCCCAAAGTGCGGCACGGGTAGGCCAAGGGCCTCGTAAATGAGTATCTGGCGGGGGGTGTTGGAGACATGGTCGTCGCCACGGATAACGTGGGTGATGCCCATCTCGTAATCGTCCACCACCACGGCCATGTTGTAGGTGGGCATGCCGTCGGCGCGGCGAATGACCATGTCGTCCAGCTCGGCGACGTCCACGGCGATCTTGCCCTTTACCAGGTCGTCAAACACGACCTTGCCCGCCATGGGGGCCTTGAGGCGCACGCAGTGCCCCTCGCCGGGGCCAATATTTTTATCGCGGCAGCGGCCATTGTAGCGCGGTTTGAGGCC is from Desulfovibrio desulfuricans and encodes:
- the gltX gene encoding glutamate--tRNA ligase, with amino-acid sequence MTQVVTRFAPSPTGHLHIGGARTAIFCWLLARHFGGRFHLRIEDTDLLRSKQEYTDSILASMRWLGLDWDGDLTYQTQRADVYNRYVDKLLETGHAYWCSCTPEEVDAMREEARQNGLKPRYNGRCRDKNIGPGEGHCVRLKAPMAGKVVFDDLVKGKIAVDVAELDDMVIRRADGMPTYNMAVVVDDYEMGITHVIRGDDHVSNTPRQILIYEALGLPVPHFGHVPMILGPDRQKLSKRHGARAVIEYQQDGLLPQALVNYLVRLGWSHGNQELFTKDELIEYFDGTNLNPAAAAFDPAKLEWCNAHFMRELPLPELAALVAPFVEAAGLGSLPLAKLEPLCVMFRERANNLKALGEAFRPLVVPAAELSYVERDAAKHFTDAGKAHLQALSAVFAACEPFTAEALEAALNAYVADNGLKFKEVAPPLRTALMGFMGGSHLNEIMAFLGKQETLARLQRAMG
- a CDS encoding glycosyltransferase, whose translation is MTVSQFIKGAPMRPPSHFIGPLAWWSDSLTCGGVERQVVASARFFQQQGKKVTLLCRTISPGGGNDFFLQEAQSCSRVLGFSLDVVDRDLFYEARAIVSEFVSGASQVFVDSISAYAAWLLRVRPRLLHLWNADHLEPLLAAFIAGVPKIIIAGQSLSPAQRAPHGFESVDDHAAFAILANLMRFPHVVMTNNSRAGCRTYEDWLGLPPGTVRLTPNVFDLQAWPRPESAQIEHLRQSLGIPQNARVLGGLFRFVSIKDPELWVSTAIRACAAVPDLYAVVGGHGPELESLRARMAQTPFAGRILFPGPVRDVPAFLSLCSVFLLTSHVEGLPNVLLEAQAYKVPVVTTRCGGAADVVEHGKSGFVLDERDAVVMAKHVEFLLGHDGFARSAGEIGRQRVAENFSPERTMGMLWDVYADILPAEFAARAPQPGEARCSTLEAGDRQCPLVSIVLPTYNHLSFLPLAIESVLGQDYPNFELVVVDDGSTDGTANYLETLESPRIRVESGPNTRLPAALNRGFALARGEYLTWVSADNVCLPHFCSSLAGALRAFPQAGFASSAFARVSPQGWALDRLAGEASLPSMLCCNSGMAAFMYRRDLAAQAGQYDPRLEGAEDWDMWLRMLSVARPVYVPQVLYHYRWHDNSMRVRLSAKVLEASTRVAFKALLRMEQSGGIGGLFPQIGQCSDQELALFHANLALGSRMIRSDSFLKAAAAKYLEAAFKMRPDDLAAMGNYAVALFWQGRRDMAKELFCRGGARAAQLFETLRVGCAKQQRHIGMYEFSCPTVPYPGPEQSELMRRVDGDRLVFSPCQAN